The following DNA comes from Vibrio gigantis.
TTAAATCTGGGGATTGCTGGGTCAATGCGTCGATAAACGGCTTAATATTATCTGGAAATTCTCCAGCGCCATGAGTTGAAGTCACCAACAACCAAATGCCTTGTTGGGGGATATTATCGTATTCAGGCTGATTATGAAGGGTTATCTCATGACCTTGCTCTTCAAGAAGATCGTTAAGGTGATCGCCAACGTACTCAGCACCCCCTAAGGTGCTGCCTGTAATAATGTGGATCATTAAGCTGTCCTTATTAAAGAAAAAGGCCAACATGAGCCGGCCTTTAAAGTTTATTTACCAATACAGAAAGAGGTGAAGATACGGCCGAGTAGGTCATCGGAGCTGAACTCACCAGTAATCTCGTTAAGGTGCTGCTGCGTTATACGTAGCTCTTCTGCCAAGATTTCCCCTGCCATATAGCCTTCGAGTTGTTGCTGACCAATATCTAGGTGCTCAGATGCGCGTTCTAGGGCATCTAAGTGGCGACGACGTGCCATGAAGCCACCTTCATTACCACCAGCAAAGCCCATGCAATCTTTTAAATGACTACGTAGTGCATCAACGCCTTGTCCTGTCTTTGCTGATAGCCGAATCAGAGTTGGATCATTAACATGGCAAATTCCGAGATCTTCACCTGTTTGATCGGCTTTGTTACGAATAACGGTCATTCCGATGTTGTTCGGCAGACGATCAACGAAATCGGGCCAGATATCTTTCGGGTCGGTTGCATCGGTAGTGGTGCCATCCACCATAAATAAAACGCGATCGGCTTGGGCAATTTCTTCCCAAGCGCGTTCAATACCGATTTTTTCGACTTCATCGGAGGCTTCACGCAGGCCTGCAGTATCAATAATGTGCAGTGGCATACCATCAATATGGATATGTTCACGCAGTACATCACGCGTGGTACCTGCAATATCAGTCACAATCGCGGAGTCTTTACCTGATAATGCATTCAGTAAACTCGACTTACCGGCATTAGGACGACCTGCAATCACCACCTTCATGCCTTCACGCATGATGGCACCTTGATTGGCTTCTTGGCGAACTGCTTCGAGGTTGTCGATGATAGCTTGTAAGTCAGCGCTTACTTTGCCGTCAGCAAGGAAATCAATCTCTTCCTCTGGGAAGTCGATAGCGGCTTCAACATAGATGCGTAAGTGAATCAGAGAATCCACCAGCGTATTAATGCGTTTTGAAAATTCACCTTGCAGCGATTGTAGGGCTGATTTCGCCGCTTCTTCTGAACTGGCATCAATGAGGTCGGCAATCGCTTCTGCTTGGGTTAAATCCATCTTGTCGTTCAAGAAGGCACGCTCCGAGAACTCCCCTGGGCGTGCTGCGCGTAGCCCTGGAATCGCGAGGATGCGTTTGATGAGCATATCCATTACCACAGGGCCGCCGTGGCCTTGTAGCTCTAATACGTCTTCACCGGTAAACGAGTGCGGGTTAGGAAAGTAAAGCGCGATGCCTTGGTCTAGCTCTAAACCATCGTGAGATTTAAAAGGGGTGTACTCTGCGTAACGTGGTTTCAGTACTTTGCCGGTAACTTCAAGCGCAACTTGGGCAGCTTGTGGGCCTGAAACGCGAATAATACCGACGCCGCCACGGCCGGGTGCAGTCGCTTGAGCAACAATCGTATCTGTAGTCATAGTTGTGCCTGCTAGCATGTGAAAGCCAAAAAGGGGCGCTCACGATTAATCAATTAGCTGAATTGTAATCAGCTAAAAATAAAAAGGCGACCTTTTGGTCGCCTTTCTTTATCTCTTTCTATTCCCGAACTTACTTAGAATGTAAGCCTTTCTTTTCCAGCGCGCGGTAGATAAGCGTTTGCTGAATCAGAGTTACGATGTTCGATACTAGCCAGTATAGAACCAGACCTGAAGGGAAGAACAGGAAGAAGAATGTGAACATAACCGGCATAAAGGTCATGATCTTCTGCTGCATTGGATCCGTTACAGTTGTCGGGCTCATCTTCTGGATTAGGAACATTGAAGCACCCATCAGAAGAGGCAAGATGTAGTATGGGTCTTGTGCTGAAAGGTCAGTAATCCAACCGAAGAACGGTGAGTGACGCAGTTCAACAGACTCCATTAGTGCCCAGTATAGCGAAATGAAGATAGGCATTTGTAGAAGGATAGG
Coding sequences within:
- the mioC gene encoding FMN-binding protein MioC, with translation MIHIITGSTLGGAEYVGDHLNDLLEEQGHEITLHNQPEYDNIPQQGIWLLVTSTHGAGEFPDNIKPFIDALTQQSPDLSQVRFAVVALGDSSYDTFCLAGKSVHNQLEKLGAQPISDCFTIDVLETPVPEDAAEAWFNDHSDQF
- the mnmE gene encoding tRNA uridine-5-carboxymethylaminomethyl(34) synthesis GTPase MnmE — protein: MTTDTIVAQATAPGRGGVGIIRVSGPQAAQVALEVTGKVLKPRYAEYTPFKSHDGLELDQGIALYFPNPHSFTGEDVLELQGHGGPVVMDMLIKRILAIPGLRAARPGEFSERAFLNDKMDLTQAEAIADLIDASSEEAAKSALQSLQGEFSKRINTLVDSLIHLRIYVEAAIDFPEEEIDFLADGKVSADLQAIIDNLEAVRQEANQGAIMREGMKVVIAGRPNAGKSSLLNALSGKDSAIVTDIAGTTRDVLREHIHIDGMPLHIIDTAGLREASDEVEKIGIERAWEEIAQADRVLFMVDGTTTDATDPKDIWPDFVDRLPNNIGMTVIRNKADQTGEDLGICHVNDPTLIRLSAKTGQGVDALRSHLKDCMGFAGGNEGGFMARRRHLDALERASEHLDIGQQQLEGYMAGEILAEELRITQQHLNEITGEFSSDDLLGRIFTSFCIGK